Within Caldanaerovirga acetigignens, the genomic segment GGAGGATATAGCGGCTCCAAGGTGTTTTGAAGTAGAAAAGAGATTAATAAAAGAGCTTGATATACCAGTGTTCCATGACGACCAGCATGGTACTGCAGTTGTAGTACTTGCGGCAATAATGAATGCTCTAAAATTAGTGGACAAGCAAATTGAAAATGTAACTGCCATTATAAATGGTGCTGGTGCTGCTGGAATTGCCACTGCAAAGCTTCTCTTGAGTGCGGGAATAGGCAACATAATTTTATGCGATAGAAAGGGTACCATCTATAAAGGTAGAGAAGGAAATGATTGGAGTAAAGAGGAGATTGCGGAATATACGAATAAAGATTTAGTAAAAGGAACTCTCGCAGATGCAATTAAAGGTGCGGATATATTTATCGGTGTTTCTGGACCGGGAGTTTTGAACAAAGAAATGGTTGCTTCTATGAGCAAAAATGCTATTGTTCTTGCCCTAGCTAATCCTGTCCCTGAAATATGGCCTGAAGAGGCAAAAGCTGGTGGGGCTAAGGTGGTAGGTACCGGTAGATCCGATTTTCCCAACCAGGTGAACAATGTGCTGGCATTTCCAGGGATTTTTAGAGGAGCACTAGAAGTACGGGCAAATAAAATAAATGAGGAGATGAAAGTAGCAGCGGCTAAAGCAATAGCGGCTCTTGCAGAAGAGAATCTTGACTATGACTACATTTTGCCAAAGGCTTTTGATAATAGGGTTGGGGCACATGTTGCGTCTTGTGTGGCAAAAGCTGCTATTGAATCTGGTGTTGCTCAATTATCAATAGATCCCGACAAAATTAAGGAGAAAATGTTGAACAAATGATATGGGCAAAAGTACTCAATGGGTGGGAGGAAAGGTATAAACTAGAGTTAATACTGCTCGAACAGTTTAAAAAACCGATAATGGTGGTTACGATCCTGGCGGGATGAAACTCGATGCGATATCAGAGATAATTTCCCAAGAAGCTGTTAAGAGTGTACAGGATTTTGGCTTTATTTTAACTGTATCCGGCAAAAATTTTGCCGGACAATATTTTTTATCGGCGGACCTTGCAGTTTCGACGCTTTTTATTTACCTTCTACAACAAATTTTTTTACGCTTTTTTCTTGTTACAAAATGAGAGATTTTTAGCATAATTGTGATGCCATTTTTGATGGGATTTGTATAGTTTTCTTTTTTACTTTTTCAAGGAGGAAAATCCATAATTGTGGAGAATTTTAGAAAATAGTTTGCTTATATTGTTTATGAAGAAAAACAGGAGGAAAAAATGCTAGCTTCATTAAAAAGTTGCGCCATATACGGTATCGAAAGCTTCATAGTCGATGTGGAGGTATATATTTCTAACGGCCTTCCTGCATTCGATATTGTAGGACTTCCGGACACGGCGGTCAGGGAGTCGCGGGAGCGGGTGAGAGCGGCTATAAAAAATCAGGATTTTGATTTTCCCATAAAAAGGATTACGCTGAATCTTGCACCGGCTGACATAAAAAAAGAAGGCCCTCACTTCGACCTTCCGATTGCCTTGGGTATCTTAGCTGCTACCGAACAAGTTCCGGCAAGTGCGCTAGAAGGGTACGCGATTGTTGGGGAACTATCTCTCGATGGAAGGGTAAGGCCGATAAATGGAATTTTACCTATGGCGATAGAGGTAAAGCAGAAAGCTTTAAAAGGGATAGTTGTTCCATTGGAAAACGCCGAGGAGGCTGCTGTAATTAAAGGTATAGAGGTAATAGGTGTAAAAAGTTTAAAGGAAGCAGTGGAATATTTTAAAGGTGGATTTAAACCGGATGAGATAGCGTCTAAAGTCCAGGATGCGTTTAGCGTAGATTTCGAAGGAGACTTTTCGGAGGTAAAGGGGCAGGAGGTTATAAAAAGAGCTTTGGAGATAGCGGCAGCCGGCCATCACAATCTCATAATGGTTGGACCTCCCGGTTCGGGCAAGACGATGATAGCAAAGCGTATTCCCACGATTTTACCTTCCATGACTTTTGAAGAATCCTTAGAATTAACAAAAATTTACAGTATTGCCGGGCTTTTGGTGGGCAAATCTTCTTTGATAAAGACTAGGCCGTTCAGGGCACCCCACCACAGTATTACCCCGGTGGGGTTGGTGGGCGGTGGTCGAATACCAAGGCCTGGCGAGGTAAGTCTTGCACACCATGGTGTTTTATTTTTAGACGAGTTGCCGGAATTCTCGAAGGAAATTTTGGAACTGCTTCGCGAACCGCTGGAAGAAGGCAAGATAACCATTTCGAGAATGAACGCGACGGTTACCTATCCTGCAAGTTTCATGCTTGTTGCGGCTATGAATCCATGTCCGTGCGGATATTTTCAGGACCCTTTCCACGAATGTTCCTGCCCGCCACACAAAGTGCATAGTTATTTGAGCAAAATCTCAGGGCCGCTACTTGATAGGATAGATATGCAGGTAGGTGTTTTACCCGTTGCGTTTTCCGATTTGGAAAAAACGAGTTCTACGGATTCGGCCACAATAAGAAAAAGGGTTGAAGTGGCAAGAAGCATGCAGCTTATGCGTTATAAGGGGCAAAACATTTTTTATAATTCCCAGCTTACCCCGGCTATGGTAAATAAATACTGCAAGCTGAGCAAGGGTGAAAAACTTTTAATGAAGGAGGCTTTCGAAAAGTTAAAGTTAAGTGCAAGGGCTTACAATAAAATTCTGAAGTTGGCGAGGACAATAGCGGATTTAGATCAGTCGGAAAACATCAAAGAAATTCACCTGGCCGAGGCCCTGCAATTTAGGAACCTGGATAAATACTTCCAATATTTAAAGGTATGAGTAAAAAATTTCCCGGGACATAGCAAAAAATACCATTTTGTGACAAGCAATATTTTGCCACAACAATCTTTGACCAAAAAGGGAATATATGTTATCATTTTTTGTTAAAGGAGTGATATTTGTGAATTCCAAAAAGGGACTGGTTTTGGTTTATACAGGAAATGGCAAGGGCAAAACTACTGCAGCTTTTGGGTTGGCTTTGAGGGCAATCGGACACGGTGAAAAAGTATATATGATTCAGTTCATGAAAGGGAGTCCTGATTACGGTGAAGTACAGGCTGCAAAGTATTTACCCAATCTCCAACTGGTTCAAAAGGGGAGAGATTGCTTCGTTAAAAAAGGAAACCCCGCTCCAGAAGATTTGAAAATTGCAAGAGAAGGTATTGAGTTGGCCAGGAATATAATTTCCAGCGGAGAGTATGACCTTGTCATACTTGATGAAATAAACGTGGCCGTAGATTACGGCCTGATACCCGAAGAAGAGGTTCTAAATTTAATAGATTTAAAACCCGAGAGGACCACGCTGGTACTGACGGGTCGTTATGCTACGGAAAAATTAATGGAAAAAGCTGATATGGTGAGCGAAGTAAAAGAAATAAAGCACCATTACAAAAAAGGTATATCTGCGCAAGCTGGTATAGAATACTAATATACTGAGGGATGGCAATGGCAGAGCTTGAGTTGTTGGTGGCTCTAAATATGATCCCCTACCTCGGGCCAGTGAGGATAAGGGGATTATTAAATTGCTTTAACACCTATTCGGATTTTATGAACGCGACGAGAGAAAGATTGATGGATGCTCCTGGCATTACTCCACAAATATGCGATACAATATTAGAATTCAGAAAAAAAGTTAATCCTTTTGATGAGATAGAAAGGATAAAAAAACTTGGAGCTAAAATAATAACCATCGAAGACGAAGAGTATCCCCGGCTTTTGGCGGAAATTTATGATCCGCCCGTGGTACTTTACGTTCTGGGAGAAGCATCTGCGTTGAATATGGAATCTATTGCAATAGTGGGAACGCGAAAACCCACATCTTACGGGCAAAAAGTAGCGGAGCAAATAGCCGGAGAACTTGCAGAATTCAATATAAACGTCGTAAGCGGGATGGCCCGGGGCATCGATTCTTTTGCACATAAAGGCGCTCTAAAAGCCGGCGGTCCCACCACGGCCGTTCTGGGATGCGGTATAGACGTTGTTTATCCCCCGGAAAACCACGAACTTATGAAAAAGATAATTAAATATGGGTGTGTCATTACCAGCTTTCCTGCCAATTCGAAACCATTGCCATCCAATTTTCCTGCTAGAAATAGAATTATAAGCGGTATGACGAGGGGGACGTTGGTAGTAGAAGCGGCTGAAAAAAGCGGTTCGCTTATTACTGCCGATTTTGCTTTAGAGCAGGGCAGGGACGTATTTGCGGTGCCCGGTAGTGTATTCAGCCCTTACAGCCGCGGAACTCACAAGCTTATAAAGCAGGGAGCGAAATTAGTGGAATGTGCAAACGATATATTGGAAGAACTGAATTTTAGGAAGAATGATTCCGCGGAAATAAAAGAGCTCGACCTTACGTTAGAGGAATCGGAAGTATTAGAGGTGATAGATTATACTCCCGTGAATATAGAATTTATCGTGCAAAAGACGAATAAACCTCCTGGGGAAATAAACGCCGTAATAACCCGGCTTCAACTGAAAAATATGATAACATTATTGCCTGGAGGATATGTAATGAAAATTTGAGGTGATCATAATGGCAAAGTCGCTAATAATCGTTGAATCTCCGGCCAAAGCAAAGACTATCAGCCGTTTTTTGGGAAAGGAATACAAAGTAGTAGCCTCTATGGGTCATGTCAGGGACCTGCCGAAAAGCCAGCTCGGCATTGATATTGAAAATGGCTTTATGCCAAGATATATAACCATCCGAGGGAAAGGGCCCTTGATAGAAAACCTGAAAAAAGAAGCTGCTAAAGTAAAAAATGTCTTGCTTGCTACCGATCCTGATAGAGAGGGCGAGGCTATATCGTGGCATCTTGCGCATCTTTTGGAGCTTCCCCTTGAATCCCCGTGCAGAGTGGAATTCCATGAAATAACAAAAAATGCTGTTTCCGAATCCTTGCGCCACCCTCGAAAGATAGATATGAATCTGGTAGATGCCCAGCAGGCGAGAAGAATTTTGGACCGACTGGTAGGCTACAAAATTAGCCCGATTTTGTGGCGCAAGGTCAAGGGGGGATTGAGTGCCGGCAGGGTCCAATCGGCGGCCGTGAGGATGATATGCGACAGGGAAAAAGAGATAGATGAATTTGTCCCTGAAGAATACTGGACAATTGAGGCGGAACTTGCATGTCAGAATGGTGGTAATGTTTTCCTTGCCAAGCTTCATTCCAGGGGCGACGAAAAACTAAATCTGAAAGACCGTAATGCGGTGGAAAAAATCGTAGCCGATTTGCAAAAAGAAATCTTTACGGTAGTAGAGGTCAAAAAAGGCGAGCGTCGCCGAAATCCGTCACCGCCTTTTACGACGAGCACCATGCAGCAAGAAGCTGCAAGGAAACTGGGCTTTACCGCAAAGAAGACGATGATGGTAGCCCAGCAGCTTTATGAGGGACTTGATATCGAGGGAGAGGGCACTGTCGGCCTTGTAACGTATATAAGGACCGATTCGACAAGAATATCGGAACAAGCTCAAAAAGAGGCTAGAGAGTATATATTGAAAAATTATGGAACAGAATATATAGGAAGCGGTTCGTTGGCTCAAAAAAGCAAAAAGAATATTCAAGATGCACATGAAGCAATAAGACCCACTTCCGTTTTCCGGCATCCCGAATCTATTAAAAACTCACTGACTGCTGACCAGTACAAACTCTATAAATTGATATGGGAAAGGTTTATAGCAAGCCAGATGGCGCCGGCGGTGTACGATACTGTTTCGGCGGAAATAAAAGCGGGGGAGTATATTTTTAAGGCTTCAGGTTCAACCCTTAAATTTTCTGGTTTCATGGCCGTTTATACAGAAGGAGCCGACGAAGAAACGGAAAGGGAAGAAGGTTTGCTGCCCGAACTTACTGCAGGGCAGACTCTTGTGCTTTTGCAAATCAAACCCGAACAGCATTTTACCCAGCCGCCGCCCAGGTATACTGAAGCCATGCTGGTAAAAGCGTTGGAGGAAAGGGGTATAGGCCGTCCGAGCACCTACGCGCCTATCATAGATACCATTCAAAAAAGAGGTTACGTAAAAAAGGAAAAGGGAAGGTTTAAGCCGACGGAATTAGGACAAATAGTGACGGAAATATTAAAGGAATACTTTAGTGATATAGTGGATCTTGATTTTACTGCGGAAATGGAAAGTCAGTTGGATAAAGTAGAATCAGGAGAGGAAAACTGGCAGCGAATCGTAGAGGAATTTTACCGTCCTTTCAAGGAAAAGCTGAGGATAGCCGAAGAAAAAATCGAGGAAGTAAAAATTGAAGATGAAGTTACTGATGAAAAGTGTGAGATATGCGGCAGAAATATGGTGATAAAACGCGGAAAGTACGGCGAATTTATGGCGTGTTCTGGCTTCCCGGAATGCCGCAACACAAAGCCGCTAATAGAGCAACTTGGCGTCAAATGTCCCAAGTGCGGCGGCGATATAGTAGTTAGAAAATCAAAAAAAGGACGGAAATTCTACGGATGCAGTAACTATCCCGACTGCGATTTTGTATTGTGGGACCCACCCAGCGAAATCCCTTGTCCCCGTTGCGGCAGCTTGATGGTGGAAAAGACTGTGAGAAACGAAAAGGTCGCAGTATGTATTAATCCCGAATGTGGCTATAAAAAATCGGAGGGATGAAAGATGGAAAAGATAAAGGTCATTGGTGGCGGGTTGGCTGGATGCGAAGCGGCATGGCATATCGCAAATATGGGATTTAAGGTAGAACTTTACGAGATGAGGCCGTTAAAGACTACTCCGGCCCACCATACCGACAAACTGGCCGAGCTTGTATGCAGCAATTCTCTTAGATCTAACGAGCTTACCAATGCTGCGGGGCTTTTAAAAGAAGAAATGCGGCTTTTGGGCTCTTTGATCATAGAAAAAGCCGAGGAAAACAGCGTTCCGGCCGGTGCGGCTCTCGCAGTGGACCGGGAAAAGTTTTCCTCGGCTGTAACTGCTGCAATTGAAGAACACCCCCTAATTGAGATAAAGAGGGAAGAAGTGGTTGATATACCCGAGCCTCCTGCCATTATAGCGACTGGTCCTCTAACTTCAGAGGCATTATCTAAAGCTATAAGCGAATTTTTGGGGAAAGAATACCTATACTTTTACGATGCTGCTGCTCCTATCATTACTAGGGATTCCATAGATTGGAATGTTGCTTTCTGGGGTTCGAGGTATAACAAGGGTGACGAAGATTATGTGAATTTGCCGATGACAGAAGAGGAGTATATGGAGTTTTACAACGAACTGATAAGTGCCGAAGTCCATCCCCTTAAAGAATTTGAAAAGCCGGTATTTTTCGAAGGATGTATGCCCATCGAAGTGATGGCAAAAAGAGGCCCCAAGACGCTTCTTTTCGGACCGTTAAAGCCGGTAGGAATAATAGACCCGAGAACCGGCAAGCAACCTTTCGCTGTAGTTCAACTCAGAAAGGAAAATAAAGAAGGCACTCTATTCAACATGGTGGGTTTTCAGACGAGCCTAAAATGGCCGGAACAAAAACGGGTTTTTAGTAAAATTCCGGGCTTAAAAGACCCCGAGTTCGTGCGCTACGGTTTTGTTCACAGGAATACGTTTATAATGAGC encodes:
- a CDS encoding NAD(P)-dependent malic enzyme, translated to MDIREEALKLHRENKGKLEVISKVVVNNSTDLSLSYTPGVAEPCKEIMANPELAYEYTVKGHMVAVVTDGSAVLGLGNIGGLAGAPVMEGKCVLFKIFGGVDAFPICLNTQDVDEIVKTVKNISPIFGGINLEDIAAPRCFEVEKRLIKELDIPVFHDDQHGTAVVVLAAIMNALKLVDKQIENVTAIINGAGAAGIATAKLLLSAGIGNIILCDRKGTIYKGREGNDWSKEEIAEYTNKDLVKGTLADAIKGADIFIGVSGPGVLNKEMVASMSKNAIVLALANPVPEIWPEEAKAGGAKVVGTGRSDFPNQVNNVLAFPGIFRGALEVRANKINEEMKVAAAKAIAALAEENLDYDYILPKAFDNRVGAHVASCVAKAAIESGVAQLSIDPDKIKEKMLNK
- a CDS encoding YifB family Mg chelatase-like AAA ATPase, whose translation is MLASLKSCAIYGIESFIVDVEVYISNGLPAFDIVGLPDTAVRESRERVRAAIKNQDFDFPIKRITLNLAPADIKKEGPHFDLPIALGILAATEQVPASALEGYAIVGELSLDGRVRPINGILPMAIEVKQKALKGIVVPLENAEEAAVIKGIEVIGVKSLKEAVEYFKGGFKPDEIASKVQDAFSVDFEGDFSEVKGQEVIKRALEIAAAGHHNLIMVGPPGSGKTMIAKRIPTILPSMTFEESLELTKIYSIAGLLVGKSSLIKTRPFRAPHHSITPVGLVGGGRIPRPGEVSLAHHGVLFLDELPEFSKEILELLREPLEEGKITISRMNATVTYPASFMLVAAMNPCPCGYFQDPFHECSCPPHKVHSYLSKISGPLLDRIDMQVGVLPVAFSDLEKTSSTDSATIRKRVEVARSMQLMRYKGQNIFYNSQLTPAMVNKYCKLSKGEKLLMKEAFEKLKLSARAYNKILKLARTIADLDQSENIKEIHLAEALQFRNLDKYFQYLKV
- the cobO gene encoding cob(I)yrinic acid a,c-diamide adenosyltransferase yields the protein MNSKKGLVLVYTGNGKGKTTAAFGLALRAIGHGEKVYMIQFMKGSPDYGEVQAAKYLPNLQLVQKGRDCFVKKGNPAPEDLKIAREGIELARNIISSGEYDLVILDEINVAVDYGLIPEEEVLNLIDLKPERTTLVLTGRYATEKLMEKADMVSEVKEIKHHYKKGISAQAGIEY
- the dprA gene encoding DNA-processing protein DprA codes for the protein MAMAELELLVALNMIPYLGPVRIRGLLNCFNTYSDFMNATRERLMDAPGITPQICDTILEFRKKVNPFDEIERIKKLGAKIITIEDEEYPRLLAEIYDPPVVLYVLGEASALNMESIAIVGTRKPTSYGQKVAEQIAGELAEFNINVVSGMARGIDSFAHKGALKAGGPTTAVLGCGIDVVYPPENHELMKKIIKYGCVITSFPANSKPLPSNFPARNRIISGMTRGTLVVEAAEKSGSLITADFALEQGRDVFAVPGSVFSPYSRGTHKLIKQGAKLVECANDILEELNFRKNDSAEIKELDLTLEESEVLEVIDYTPVNIEFIVQKTNKPPGEINAVITRLQLKNMITLLPGGYVMKI
- the topA gene encoding type I DNA topoisomerase — translated: MAKSLIIVESPAKAKTISRFLGKEYKVVASMGHVRDLPKSQLGIDIENGFMPRYITIRGKGPLIENLKKEAAKVKNVLLATDPDREGEAISWHLAHLLELPLESPCRVEFHEITKNAVSESLRHPRKIDMNLVDAQQARRILDRLVGYKISPILWRKVKGGLSAGRVQSAAVRMICDREKEIDEFVPEEYWTIEAELACQNGGNVFLAKLHSRGDEKLNLKDRNAVEKIVADLQKEIFTVVEVKKGERRRNPSPPFTTSTMQQEAARKLGFTAKKTMMVAQQLYEGLDIEGEGTVGLVTYIRTDSTRISEQAQKEAREYILKNYGTEYIGSGSLAQKSKKNIQDAHEAIRPTSVFRHPESIKNSLTADQYKLYKLIWERFIASQMAPAVYDTVSAEIKAGEYIFKASGSTLKFSGFMAVYTEGADEETEREEGLLPELTAGQTLVLLQIKPEQHFTQPPPRYTEAMLVKALEERGIGRPSTYAPIIDTIQKRGYVKKEKGRFKPTELGQIVTEILKEYFSDIVDLDFTAEMESQLDKVESGEENWQRIVEEFYRPFKEKLRIAEEKIEEVKIEDEVTDEKCEICGRNMVIKRGKYGEFMACSGFPECRNTKPLIEQLGVKCPKCGGDIVVRKSKKGRKFYGCSNYPDCDFVLWDPPSEIPCPRCGSLMVEKTVRNEKVAVCINPECGYKKSEG
- the trmFO gene encoding FADH(2)-oxidizing methylenetetrahydrofolate--tRNA-(uracil(54)-C(5))-methyltransferase TrmFO, translating into MEKIKVIGGGLAGCEAAWHIANMGFKVELYEMRPLKTTPAHHTDKLAELVCSNSLRSNELTNAAGLLKEEMRLLGSLIIEKAEENSVPAGAALAVDREKFSSAVTAAIEEHPLIEIKREEVVDIPEPPAIIATGPLTSEALSKAISEFLGKEYLYFYDAAAPIITRDSIDWNVAFWGSRYNKGDEDYVNLPMTEEEYMEFYNELISAEVHPLKEFEKPVFFEGCMPIEVMAKRGPKTLLFGPLKPVGIIDPRTGKQPFAVVQLRKENKEGTLFNMVGFQTSLKWPEQKRVFSKIPGLKDPEFVRYGFVHRNTFIMSPKFLHPWLEVKSAQGLFFAGQITGVEGYIESAASGIVAGINMVRRIKGEGPISFPLETVIGSLCNYVATADPRNFQPMKANFGLLPPLDWRIKSKKERNQLLAERSIELLRKFIEANKLKI